In a single window of the Pseudodesulfovibrio profundus genome:
- a CDS encoding sigma-54-dependent transcriptional regulator: MSRILLIDDEPMMHVLFGDVAAGLGHQLDTAESLSEGWAKARSGEHDVVFLDVLLPDGNGIEELQRYKSLPSSPEIIVITSYGESTGAATVLEQGGWEYLTKPLTVDKIEQSMRDVITYRLNNHGAVKPSSRPSDIIGSSPKLLECLSKIDEAASLDVATMIHGETGTGKELFAKAVHERSSRSSRPFVTLDCAALSPTLIGSQLFGHVRGAFTGADRSREGVIAQAHTGTLFMDEIGELPLEMQASLLRVLETGRYRPVGSQRERESDFRLVAATNRDLEEMSRLGLFRSDLLYRLRGVTVSLPPLRERPEDIEPLARHYIDHACEEMGGGPKDISDEFWSTLANYPWPGNVRELKHAVRRALAAAQDGPVIYSRHLPTQIRIKVAQQGLEPAVSPVPRAEAEGHPMPKLKDYRDKAEREYVELLLERTDSSMKQAAKTAGVSRGYLYELIKKHGLKR, translated from the coding sequence GTGTCCCGCATCTTATTAATCGACGACGAACCCATGATGCATGTCCTGTTCGGCGATGTTGCCGCAGGGCTTGGACATCAGCTGGATACTGCCGAATCGTTGTCCGAAGGATGGGCCAAGGCCAGAAGCGGTGAGCACGATGTCGTGTTTCTTGATGTGCTGCTGCCTGACGGCAACGGTATCGAGGAATTGCAGCGCTACAAATCGTTGCCTTCATCCCCGGAGATTATCGTCATCACCAGTTACGGTGAATCGACGGGTGCGGCCACGGTGCTGGAGCAGGGGGGATGGGAGTATCTGACCAAGCCGCTCACCGTGGACAAGATTGAACAGTCCATGCGCGATGTCATTACTTACAGACTGAACAACCACGGCGCGGTGAAGCCGTCATCACGCCCGTCAGATATTATTGGCTCAAGTCCCAAGCTGCTCGAATGCCTGAGTAAGATCGACGAAGCGGCCAGCCTTGATGTGGCGACCATGATCCACGGGGAGACCGGCACCGGTAAGGAATTGTTTGCCAAGGCGGTCCATGAGCGGAGTAGTCGCTCCTCTCGACCGTTCGTGACGCTGGACTGCGCCGCGCTTTCGCCCACTCTTATCGGTTCCCAGTTGTTCGGCCATGTTCGCGGAGCGTTCACCGGGGCGGACCGTTCCCGGGAAGGGGTCATTGCCCAGGCGCATACGGGCACGCTGTTCATGGATGAAATCGGGGAGTTGCCACTGGAGATGCAGGCGTCCCTGCTGCGGGTTCTGGAAACCGGTCGGTATCGTCCTGTGGGGAGTCAGCGCGAGCGGGAATCGGATTTTCGACTGGTTGCTGCCACCAACCGTGATCTGGAAGAGATGAGTCGACTTGGTCTCTTTCGGAGTGATCTGCTGTACCGGCTGCGGGGTGTGACAGTCTCTCTGCCGCCACTGCGAGAACGGCCGGAAGACATTGAACCGTTGGCCCGGCATTATATCGATCACGCCTGTGAAGAGATGGGCGGCGGCCCCAAGGATATCAGCGATGAATTCTGGTCCACACTGGCCAACTATCCGTGGCCCGGCAATGTGCGCGAATTGAAACACGCTGTTCGCCGTGCTTTGGCTGCGGCACAGGATGGGCCGGTCATCTATAGTCGGCATCTGCCCACGCAGATCCGTATCAAGGTTGCGCAGCAGGGATTGGAACCTGCCGTGTCGCCGGTGCCGCGTGCCGAGGCGGAAGGGCATCCCATGCCCAAGCTCAAGGATTATCGAGACAAGGCCGAGCGTGAATATGTGGAGTTGCTTCTGGAACGGACCGACTCAAGCATGAAACAGGCGGCGAAAACAGCCGGAGTCTC